From Candidatus Sphingomonas colombiensis, one genomic window encodes:
- a CDS encoding insulinase family protein, whose amino-acid sequence MSFLIRAVATPLVAFALVANAAAPVPVAPHKKAVAAAPAPVTVDTAPWLFERSDIPPDPQWHFGKLSTGLRYAVRKNGVPPGQVAVRVRIDAGSLNERDSEQGYAHLIEHLSFRGSKYVPDGETKRVWQRFGATFGSDSNAQTTPTQTVYKLDLPAATQDTLDESLKIFAGMMAEPAITEKGLASERPAVLAEQREAPGPQVRWSDAMRELFFAHQPLANRSPIGNLKTLEAATPATIRAFHDRWYRPARTVVIISGDIDPAVAAKLVVKNFGDWHGKGADPADTDFGKPDASAPETATITESALPPVVSMAVLRPWIYRDDTIIFNQKRFIDFLAVRVINRRLETRARAGGSFLQASVSLDDVSRSANVTFTNILPVGDDWHAAMKDVRAVIADAMATAPTQPEIEREYAEFDAAMRNEVGTARVEAGAKQADDMVGALDIRETVAGPQASYDILKQAHDKGMFTPDALLESTRRLFAGIATRAIVNTRTADGATTAAVAAALKEDVSGLVGSRKDQASVDFSRLPKLGKPGKVKSQEPAGDPGLEKIVFKNGVRMLLYANSSETGRVYLRVRFGRGYATMPAKTSTPAWAGDMALVPSGIGDLDQGDLDALTNGRRIGMDLDIADDAFMFSAMSTPGDYADNLLLMADKLAFPRWDAAPVARARAAMLAGYPGLDASPDGVLSRELERRIRDGDVRWGTPAQGEVEKLTPENFRAFWEPVLAQGPIEVDVFGDVKADEAIAAVARSFGALKKRKGDTAPVVPVSFPAHVDTPVILTHGGPDTQAAAVIAWPTGGGAAEHAEMRRLDILSSVFADRLFDRLRSVAGASYSPSAQSQWPLGMTSGGRLIAVGQVQPDKVDLFFRLSREIAAELVAKPIDADELRRTVVPTLQYLARASSGNQFWLIQASGGAYDPARLESLRTMVDDLAAITPESLQATAAKYLVPEKDWTLAVLPRGKGEAPAAATPAAAPAARPVRPATR is encoded by the coding sequence ATGTCGTTCCTGATACGCGCGGTGGCGACGCCGCTGGTCGCCTTTGCCCTTGTCGCCAATGCTGCTGCGCCCGTCCCGGTCGCGCCTCACAAGAAGGCAGTCGCCGCCGCTCCGGCGCCGGTAACGGTCGATACGGCCCCGTGGCTATTCGAGCGTTCGGATATCCCGCCCGATCCGCAATGGCATTTCGGCAAGCTTTCCACCGGGTTGCGCTATGCCGTGCGCAAGAACGGGGTGCCGCCGGGGCAGGTTGCGGTGCGCGTCCGGATCGATGCGGGCTCGCTCAACGAGCGCGATTCCGAACAAGGCTATGCGCATCTGATCGAGCATCTCTCGTTCCGTGGCTCGAAATATGTGCCCGATGGCGAGACGAAGCGGGTGTGGCAGCGGTTCGGCGCCACCTTCGGATCGGATTCGAACGCGCAGACCACGCCGACGCAGACCGTCTATAAGCTCGATCTGCCCGCCGCGACGCAGGACACGCTGGACGAGAGCCTCAAGATCTTCGCCGGCATGATGGCGGAACCGGCGATCACCGAAAAGGGCCTCGCGTCGGAGCGGCCCGCCGTGCTGGCGGAGCAGCGCGAGGCGCCGGGGCCGCAGGTGCGCTGGTCCGATGCGATGCGCGAATTGTTCTTCGCGCATCAGCCGCTGGCCAATCGCTCCCCGATCGGCAATTTGAAGACGCTGGAGGCGGCCACGCCCGCGACTATCCGGGCGTTCCACGATCGCTGGTATCGCCCGGCGCGGACGGTGGTGATCATCTCCGGCGATATCGATCCGGCGGTGGCGGCGAAGCTGGTGGTCAAGAATTTCGGGGACTGGCACGGCAAGGGCGCCGATCCGGCCGATACCGATTTCGGCAAGCCCGACGCTTCCGCCCCCGAAACCGCGACGATCACGGAGTCGGCGCTGCCGCCGGTCGTCTCGATGGCGGTGCTGCGGCCATGGATCTATCGCGACGATACGATCATCTTCAATCAGAAGCGCTTCATCGATTTTCTCGCGGTGCGCGTGATCAACCGCCGGTTGGAAACACGCGCGCGGGCGGGCGGCAGCTTCCTGCAGGCCTCGGTCAGCCTCGATGACGTGTCGCGTTCCGCCAATGTCACCTTCACCAACATTCTGCCCGTGGGCGATGATTGGCATGCCGCGATGAAGGATGTGCGCGCGGTGATCGCCGATGCGATGGCGACCGCGCCGACCCAGCCGGAGATCGAGCGCGAATATGCCGAATTCGATGCCGCGATGCGCAACGAGGTCGGCACCGCGCGGGTGGAGGCTGGCGCGAAGCAGGCCGATGACATGGTCGGCGCGCTCGACATCCGCGAAACGGTCGCGGGGCCGCAGGCGTCCTACGACATACTGAAGCAGGCGCATGACAAGGGCATGTTCACGCCCGATGCACTGCTCGAATCCACCCGTCGCCTGTTCGCGGGCATCGCGACGCGCGCGATCGTCAACACCCGCACCGCCGATGGTGCGACCACGGCGGCGGTCGCGGCCGCGCTCAAGGAGGATGTGTCCGGGCTGGTCGGCAGCCGCAAGGATCAGGCGAGCGTGGATTTCTCGCGCCTGCCGAAGCTGGGCAAGCCGGGCAAGGTGAAGTCGCAGGAGCCGGCGGGCGATCCGGGGCTGGAGAAGATCGTCTTCAAGAACGGCGTGCGGATGCTGCTCTACGCCAATTCATCGGAAACCGGGCGCGTCTATCTGCGCGTCCGCTTCGGGCGCGGCTATGCGACGATGCCGGCCAAGACGTCCACTCCGGCCTGGGCGGGGGATATGGCGCTGGTGCCGTCAGGGATCGGCGATCTCGATCAGGGCGATCTCGATGCGCTCACCAACGGGCGGCGCATCGGCATGGATCTCGATATCGCCGACGACGCGTTCATGTTCAGCGCGATGAGCACGCCCGGCGATTATGCCGACAATCTGCTGCTCATGGCCGATAAGCTCGCCTTCCCGCGCTGGGATGCGGCGCCGGTGGCGCGCGCGCGCGCCGCGATGCTGGCGGGCTATCCGGGGCTCGATGCCTCGCCTGATGGCGTGCTGAGCCGCGAGCTGGAACGCCGCATCCGCGATGGCGATGTGCGTTGGGGCACGCCGGCGCAGGGCGAGGTGGAGAAGCTGACGCCGGAAAACTTCCGCGCCTTCTGGGAGCCGGTGCTGGCACAGGGGCCGATCGAGGTCGACGTGTTCGGCGACGTCAAGGCGGACGAGGCGATCGCGGCGGTCGCCCGCAGCTTCGGCGCGCTCAAGAAGCGCAAGGGCGACACGGCGCCGGTCGTGCCGGTGAGCTTCCCCGCGCACGTCGATACGCCCGTGATCCTCACCCATGGCGGCCCGGATACGCAGGCCGCGGCGGTGATCGCCTGGCCGACCGGCGGCGGGGCTGCGGAGCATGCGGAGATGCGGCGGCTCGACATCCTCTCCTCGGTCTTCGCGGATCGCCTGTTCGATCGGCTGCGTTCGGTCGCCGGCGCGAGCTACAGCCCGTCGGCGCAGAGCCAGTGGCCGCTCGGCATGACGAGCGGCGGCCGGCTCATCGCGGTCGGGCAGGTGCAGCCTGACAAGGTCGATCTGTTCTTCCGCTTGAGCCGCGAAATCGCCGCCGAGCTGGTCGCCAAGCCGATCGATGCGGATGAGCTGCGCCGCACGGTGGTGCCGACGCTGCAATATCTCGCGCGGGCTTCGTCGGGAAACCAGTTCTGGCTGATCCAGGCGAGCGGCGGGGCCTATGATCCGGCGCGGCTCGAATCGCTGCGCACGATGGTCGATGATCTGGCGGCGATCACCCCCGAGTCCCTGCAGGCCACGGCGGCGAAATATCTCGTGCCGGAGAAGGACTGGACGCTCGCGGTGCTGCCACGCGGCAAGGGGGAGGCGCCTGCCGCCGCCACGCCGGCGGCGGCGCCGGCCGCGCGGCCGGTCAGGCCCGCCACCAGATAA
- a CDS encoding aspartyl/asparaginyl beta-hydroxylase domain-containing protein: MGHNSGSALAADPLMVPDLNVISGAPAPGSGMKVEPGRPLIISIGKHFRGFFDRLIASSSLVSNEPVLDVRDFAWTQMLRENWQAIRAEAVAVALRGNAAPSLSTISPDHRSIAEVNKWRSFFLWGYGFRIDENADRCPNTAALVERIPGLNSAFFSILAPGTHIPDHRGVTKGLITCHLGLVVPRDGDVRMRVHDRIVRWSEGETLVFDDTYQHEVWNDTDGTRVVLLIQFERPLRNPGKWIAETFLRVIRRSAFVQEARDNIQTWNAAVKQLDV; the protein is encoded by the coding sequence ATGGGGCATAATTCGGGCAGCGCGCTCGCCGCCGACCCGCTGATGGTGCCCGATCTCAACGTCATTTCCGGCGCACCTGCCCCCGGCTCCGGGATGAAGGTCGAGCCAGGCCGGCCGCTGATCATTTCGATCGGCAAGCATTTCCGAGGCTTTTTCGATCGACTGATCGCTTCCTCCTCGCTCGTTTCGAACGAGCCGGTGCTCGACGTGCGCGATTTCGCCTGGACGCAGATGCTGCGCGAGAATTGGCAGGCGATCCGTGCCGAGGCGGTGGCGGTGGCGCTGCGCGGCAATGCCGCCCCCAGCCTGTCGACCATCTCGCCGGACCATCGCTCGATCGCGGAGGTCAACAAATGGCGCTCGTTCTTCCTGTGGGGCTATGGCTTCCGCATCGATGAAAATGCCGATCGCTGCCCGAACACCGCCGCGCTGGTGGAACGGATTCCGGGGCTGAATTCGGCGTTTTTCTCGATCCTCGCGCCGGGCACGCATATCCCCGATCATCGCGGCGTGACCAAGGGGCTGATCACCTGTCACCTCGGCCTTGTCGTGCCGCGCGACGGCGATGTGCGGATGCGGGTACATGATCGCATCGTGCGCTGGTCCGAAGGCGAAACGCTGGTGTTCGACGACACTTATCAGCATGAGGTGTGGAACGACACCGATGGCACGCGCGTCGTGCTGCTGATCCAGTTCGAGCGGCCCTTGCGCAATCCGGGCAAGTGGATCGCGGAGACGTTCCTGCGCGTGATCCGCCGCTCCGCCTTCGTGCAGGAGGCGCGCGACAATATCCAGACATGGAATGCGGCGGTGAAGCAACTCGACGTGTGA
- a CDS encoding NifU family protein, with the protein MLIETEATPNPATLKFLPGRTVMDNGTRDFATPEEAEASPLADALFGLGDVTGVFFGRDFVSVTAAPGVEWSGLKPDVLAILLDHFTAQMPLFNRASADFSVPPAEEEFADDPADADIVAQIRELIDTRVRPAVANDGGDIVYRGFDKGKVYLRMQGACSGCPSSSATLKNGIEQLLKHYVPEVTEVRAV; encoded by the coding sequence ATGCTGATCGAGACCGAAGCCACCCCGAACCCCGCGACGCTGAAGTTCCTTCCCGGCCGCACCGTGATGGATAACGGCACGCGCGATTTCGCGACACCCGAGGAAGCGGAAGCCTCCCCGCTGGCGGATGCGCTGTTCGGGCTGGGCGACGTGACCGGCGTGTTCTTCGGCCGCGATTTCGTGTCGGTAACCGCCGCGCCGGGCGTGGAATGGTCCGGGCTGAAGCCCGACGTGCTCGCGATCCTGCTCGATCACTTCACCGCGCAGATGCCGTTGTTCAATCGCGCGTCGGCCGATTTCTCGGTTCCGCCGGCCGAGGAGGAGTTCGCCGACGATCCGGCCGATGCCGATATCGTCGCGCAGATCCGCGAATTGATCGACACCCGCGTCCGCCCGGCGGTGGCCAATGACGGCGGCGACATCGTTTATCGCGGCTTCGACAAGGGCAAGGTCTATCTGCGGATGCAGGGCGCGTGCTCGGGCTGCCCCTCCTCTTCTGCGACGCTCAAGAACGGCATCGAGCAATTGCTCAAACATTATGTGCCGGAAGTGACCGAGGTCCGCGCGGTCTGA
- a CDS encoding L,D-transpeptidase family protein: MPMFAFLAAAAIVSQAAPVDTAEPKTITVTGRSTLDNASALTAAKALKAGEYMWAPQTAPAGPILMVVNLATQRAVVYRNGLPIAITTVSSGKKGHETPTGIFTVLQKEKEHHSNLYNNAPMPFMQRLTWDGIALHAGALPGHAASHGCIRLPAKFAQTLYGATPLGMTVVVTKREALPAVVPAGDVIAAAAKGGAPIASNSDFWDPARAPTGPVSIVVSTTDRALFVIRGGRIIGRAAINANRQISHPYLYSLQSADAAGARKWARIGLPGQTVDEDMQLGDIDMTAATRAAIDSVLVPGTTVVVTPDALTDVSSLKDFVIGK, translated from the coding sequence ATGCCGATGTTCGCTTTCCTCGCCGCCGCCGCGATCGTGTCGCAGGCCGCCCCCGTCGACACTGCGGAGCCGAAGACGATCACCGTCACCGGTCGCTCGACGCTCGACAACGCTTCGGCGCTGACCGCGGCCAAGGCGCTGAAGGCGGGTGAATATATGTGGGCGCCACAAACCGCGCCGGCCGGCCCGATCCTGATGGTCGTCAATCTCGCGACGCAGCGTGCCGTGGTCTATCGCAATGGCCTGCCGATCGCGATCACCACCGTCTCGTCGGGGAAGAAGGGGCATGAAACGCCGACCGGCATCTTCACCGTGCTCCAGAAGGAGAAGGAGCACCACTCCAACCTCTACAATAACGCGCCGATGCCGTTCATGCAGCGGCTGACGTGGGACGGGATCGCGCTTCACGCCGGGGCGCTGCCGGGCCACGCCGCGTCGCACGGGTGCATCCGCCTGCCGGCGAAGTTCGCACAGACGCTCTACGGCGCAACCCCGCTCGGCATGACCGTGGTGGTGACGAAGCGTGAGGCGCTGCCCGCGGTGGTGCCCGCCGGGGACGTGATCGCGGCGGCGGCGAAGGGCGGGGCGCCCATCGCCAGCAACAGCGATTTCTGGGATCCCGCGCGCGCGCCCACCGGCCCGGTCTCGATCGTCGTCAGCACCACGGATCGCGCGTTGTTCGTGATCCGTGGCGGGCGGATCATCGGCCGTGCCGCGATCAACGCCAATCGCCAGATCAGCCACCCCTATCTCTATTCGCTGCAATCCGCCGACGCCGCCGGTGCGCGCAAATGGGCACGGATCGGGCTGCCCGGCCAGACGGTCGATGAGGATATGCAGCTTGGCGATATCGACATGACCGCCGCCACCCGCGCGGCGATCGACAGCGTGCTGGTGCCGGGCACGACGGTGGTTGTCACGCCGGATGCGCTGACCGACGTCAGCAGCCTGAAGGATTTCGTGATCGGGAAGTAA
- a CDS encoding acyltransferase, with translation MRSSTGQHWIALDHVRAVAAFLVFTWHFMHSTNGYPVAVEGAPAFFPLAILDEGHTGVALFMTLSGYLFAKLLEGRAVRYPLFFLNRALRLAPLMVVAILIADLDRYLRTGEVAVVAPFVTVAAGFVSLAPLANGLWSIVVETHFYLVLPLLMMISRDNRWALLIVVGAALAVRLGSSPLGENAREASYWTIFGHIDQFILGIFAFQNRAIVRGRHRLAAVTALGFALFYYWFDAAGGLYGMRGEGWHAPVWAVLPTIEGAAYGLLIAYYDASFRPRDTGVSRLIGKAGAYSYSIYLLHFFVVFRMARFIDEHIMGLSNFYIACLWSLVCFASMVPFAQLCFRWIEAPFLKLRRPYSRPLSPREPPALAIDGSGASEA, from the coding sequence ATGCGCTCTTCGACTGGCCAGCACTGGATCGCGCTCGATCACGTTCGTGCGGTCGCGGCGTTTCTCGTGTTCACCTGGCACTTCATGCATTCGACCAATGGCTACCCGGTAGCAGTGGAGGGCGCGCCGGCATTCTTCCCCTTGGCGATACTGGACGAGGGGCACACCGGTGTCGCGCTGTTCATGACGTTGTCGGGCTATTTGTTCGCCAAGCTCCTTGAAGGTCGCGCGGTTCGTTATCCGCTGTTCTTTTTGAACCGCGCCCTGCGGCTTGCGCCGTTGATGGTCGTGGCGATCCTCATTGCCGATCTAGACCGATATCTGCGCACCGGGGAGGTGGCGGTGGTCGCGCCCTTCGTAACGGTGGCGGCGGGTTTCGTCAGCCTTGCGCCGCTCGCTAACGGGCTGTGGTCAATCGTGGTGGAGACGCATTTCTATTTGGTCCTGCCGCTCCTGATGATGATCTCGCGCGACAATCGCTGGGCGCTGTTGATCGTGGTCGGCGCGGCGCTTGCTGTGCGACTTGGATCATCGCCGCTGGGCGAGAATGCGCGCGAAGCTTCTTACTGGACGATTTTCGGCCATATCGACCAGTTCATCCTGGGGATTTTCGCGTTCCAGAATCGCGCGATCGTCCGTGGGCGGCATCGACTGGCCGCCGTTACCGCGCTTGGCTTTGCGTTGTTCTATTATTGGTTCGACGCCGCCGGAGGTTTGTATGGCATGCGGGGCGAGGGCTGGCACGCGCCTGTCTGGGCTGTACTGCCGACGATCGAAGGAGCGGCCTATGGGCTGCTGATCGCCTATTACGATGCCAGCTTCCGCCCGCGTGATACCGGCGTATCGCGACTGATCGGCAAGGCGGGCGCCTATAGCTATTCGATCTATCTGCTGCATTTTTTTGTCGTATTCCGCATGGCGCGCTTCATCGACGAGCACATCATGGGCCTGTCGAATTTCTATATCGCCTGTCTCTGGTCGTTGGTGTGCTTCGCGTCGATGGTGCCGTTCGCGCAATTGTGTTTCCGCTGGATCGAGGCGCCGTTCCTGAAATTGCGTCGGCCCTATTCCCGGCCGTTATCGCCGCGCGAGCCGCCGGCTTTGGCGATTGACGGAAGCGGCGCTTCGGAAGCTTAG
- a CDS encoding YbgF trimerization domain-containing protein, giving the protein MRKMVLLAGVAMCWAVPAAAQSGLDGRVGKLESEMRAVQRKVFPGGAGAVPSMEPQITGAPAPGREIGSPATPVIADLTQRVSSLEGQMASMTGQIEQTQYRMRQLEEQFAAYRKEVDARFGSAGPTPGMGGPVESVGTAPSASPPPGKKPDAPAPAAGKDPARAKLVAAVEKPSTSQPDEDEYIYGYRLWQAKFYPEAATQFKKVVADYPRSRRASYAQNLLGRSYLDDGKPSLASIAFYDNYKKMPDGERAPESLFYLGQSLMNLKKPADACKVYGELTDVYGTKISAQMQADITRARATAKCK; this is encoded by the coding sequence ATGCGCAAGATGGTGTTGTTGGCAGGTGTGGCGATGTGCTGGGCGGTGCCCGCTGCGGCGCAATCGGGGCTCGATGGCCGCGTCGGCAAGCTCGAAAGCGAAATGCGCGCGGTGCAGCGCAAGGTGTTCCCCGGCGGCGCGGGCGCCGTGCCGTCGATGGAGCCGCAGATCACCGGCGCGCCGGCCCCCGGCCGCGAGATCGGATCGCCGGCAACCCCGGTGATCGCCGATCTCACCCAGCGCGTCAGCTCGCTCGAAGGGCAGATGGCGTCGATGACCGGGCAGATCGAGCAGACGCAATATCGCATGCGCCAGCTGGAGGAGCAGTTCGCCGCCTATCGCAAGGAAGTCGACGCGCGTTTCGGCAGCGCCGGCCCCACGCCGGGCATGGGCGGACCGGTTGAAAGCGTCGGCACCGCCCCGAGCGCGTCGCCGCCCCCCGGCAAGAAGCCCGATGCCCCCGCGCCGGCTGCCGGCAAGGATCCGGCGCGCGCGAAGCTGGTCGCCGCTGTCGAAAAGCCGTCGACCTCGCAGCCTGATGAAGACGAATATATCTACGGCTATCGGCTGTGGCAGGCGAAGTTCTACCCGGAAGCGGCGACGCAGTTTAAGAAGGTCGTCGCCGATTATCCCCGTTCGCGCCGCGCCAGCTATGCGCAGAATCTGCTCGGGCGCAGCTATCTCGATGATGGCAAGCCGAGCCTCGCGTCGATCGCTTTCTACGACAATTACAAGAAGATGCCGGATGGCGAGCGCGCGCCGGAAAGCCTTTTCTATCTCGGCCAGTCGCTGATGAACCTCAAGAAGCCGGCCGACGCATGCAAGGTCTATGGCGAATTGACCGACGTGTACGGCACGAAGATCAGCGCGCAGATGCAGGCGGACATCACCCGCGCGCGCGCGACCGCGAAGTGCAAGTGA
- a CDS encoding helix-turn-helix domain-containing protein, which translates to MTDAATGEQTTLFPRPVGERLRSAREAQGMTLAEIAARTRVPQRHLEAIESGDYNSLPSPTYAVGFARAYARSVGENEVEIARETREEVARTGRPTAQYQPYEIADPARVPSRGLVIVAAGIALAVVVLAVLWFAVGMWRGNGTGNETPAAAPAVAVPVPAPTPSAAVAQAGHVSLTASDAVWLRVYDADNKTLYLGTMKAGDRYDVPTDAKDPKINVGRPDKLTVTLNGSALPPLGDGSHPIKDVAVSAAALAARAAGAPAAATVAPTPTPTTTARPSAAAAPAARRPAAFVDPAPRAPDANPDPTPPLGARD; encoded by the coding sequence ATGACCGACGCCGCCACCGGCGAACAGACGACGCTTTTCCCCCGCCCGGTCGGGGAGCGATTGCGTAGCGCGCGAGAAGCGCAGGGGATGACGCTGGCGGAAATCGCCGCGCGCACCCGCGTGCCGCAGCGCCACCTCGAAGCGATCGAGAGCGGCGATTACAATTCTCTTCCCTCGCCCACTTATGCGGTGGGGTTCGCGCGCGCTTATGCCCGTTCGGTTGGGGAAAATGAGGTCGAGATCGCCCGCGAAACCCGCGAGGAGGTTGCGCGCACGGGTCGGCCGACGGCGCAATATCAGCCTTATGAGATCGCCGATCCGGCGCGCGTGCCGTCGCGCGGGCTGGTGATCGTCGCCGCGGGCATCGCGCTCGCGGTCGTCGTCCTCGCCGTGTTGTGGTTCGCGGTGGGCATGTGGCGCGGGAATGGCACCGGCAACGAAACCCCGGCCGCCGCGCCGGCCGTTGCCGTTCCGGTTCCCGCTCCGACGCCCTCCGCCGCCGTCGCCCAGGCCGGCCATGTCTCGCTCACCGCCAGCGATGCGGTGTGGCTGCGCGTCTATGATGCCGACAACAAGACGCTGTATCTCGGCACGATGAAGGCCGGCGATCGCTATGATGTGCCGACCGACGCGAAGGATCCGAAGATCAACGTCGGCCGCCCGGACAAGCTCACCGTCACGCTGAACGGCTCGGCGCTGCCGCCGCTTGGCGATGGCTCGCATCCGATCAAGGATGTCGCCGTCAGCGCCGCCGCGCTCGCCGCGCGTGCCGCTGGCGCGCCGGCCGCCGCCACCGTTGCCCCGACGCCGACGCCGACAACGACCGCTCGGCCCAGCGCCGCCGCCGCGCCGGCTGCGCGTCGCCCTGCGGCGTTCGTCGATCCGGCGCCGCGCGCGCCGGACGCGAATCCTGATCCGACGCCGCCGCTCGGCGCGCGGGATTGA
- the ptsP gene encoding phosphoenolpyruvate--protein phosphotransferase — MQLSAAASAREILVRLHDVMAARTNAQAKLNQVVEIIGGALHSEVCSIYLLREGVLELFATRGLDTSAVHVTKLALGEGLVGTIAGDVEVLNLDEAASHPHFVYRPETGEDRFQSFAGVPIIRRERAVGVLAVQHTEARKYADVEIEALQTVAMVLSELIANAGLIDEAGGRGDARQQSTASMRIPGQKLVDGMAVGYAVFHQPRITIEHTVAEDTEAERHRVYAAFDKMREQIERMTREAEFGVGGEHDEVLATYKMFAYDEGWGRRINEAIDSGLTAEAAIERVQQRTRQRMRQIDDPLLAERMHDLEDLSNRLLRIVSGQMGTAAQLGLRRDTILLARNLGPAELLEYDRRRLKGVILEEGSLTAHVTIVARAMGVPVLGRVRDVRRLIADGDQLLLDVSEGSVVVRPSTAMEEAFDAKLALRQKRRAAYAALREVAPETKDGDRVTLMVNAGLRDDVASLDLTGADGIGLFRTEFQFLVSATLPSRERQQRLYREVLDAAGDRPVVFRTIDIGGDKALPYLKDNPADEENPAMGWRALRLGLEREGLMKVQARALLEAAAGRTLNVMFPMVSEAWEFDEAQALFEAQREWLATRGRRLPNEIRYGAMLEVPSLAYQLDLLLPKLQFLSVGTNDLTQFLFAADRANPKLAERYDWLSTSILRFLASVVEPVRAAGVTLTVCGEMGGRPLEAMALLGLGIERLSITPAAVGPIKAMIRSLDRGAVMAEMNRLLVAPPRDLRAALTEFAIARGVELG; from the coding sequence ATGCAGCTATCCGCCGCCGCCTCCGCCCGCGAGATCCTCGTTCGTCTTCACGATGTCATGGCCGCGCGTACGAATGCGCAGGCGAAGCTCAATCAGGTGGTGGAGATTATCGGCGGCGCGCTGCACAGCGAGGTCTGTTCGATATACCTGCTGCGTGAAGGCGTGCTGGAATTGTTCGCGACGCGCGGGCTGGATACCAGCGCGGTCCATGTCACCAAGCTTGCGCTGGGTGAGGGGCTGGTCGGCACGATCGCCGGCGATGTGGAGGTGCTCAACCTCGATGAAGCCGCGAGCCATCCGCATTTCGTCTATCGCCCCGAAACCGGGGAGGATCGCTTCCAGAGCTTCGCCGGCGTGCCGATCATCCGCCGCGAGCGCGCGGTCGGCGTGCTCGCCGTACAGCACACCGAAGCGCGCAAATATGCCGATGTGGAGATTGAGGCGCTCCAGACGGTCGCGATGGTGCTGTCCGAACTGATCGCGAATGCCGGGCTGATCGATGAGGCGGGCGGGCGCGGCGACGCGCGGCAGCAGTCCACCGCCAGCATGCGCATTCCGGGGCAGAAGCTCGTCGACGGCATGGCGGTCGGCTATGCCGTGTTCCACCAGCCGCGCATCACGATCGAGCATACCGTCGCGGAGGATACCGAGGCGGAGCGCCACCGCGTCTATGCCGCGTTCGACAAGATGCGCGAGCAGATCGAGCGCATGACGCGTGAGGCCGAGTTCGGCGTCGGCGGCGAGCATGACGAGGTGCTCGCGACCTATAAGATGTTCGCTTACGACGAGGGCTGGGGCCGCCGCATCAACGAGGCGATCGATTCCGGGCTGACCGCCGAGGCGGCGATCGAGCGCGTCCAGCAACGCACCCGCCAGCGGATGCGCCAGATCGACGATCCGCTGCTCGCGGAGCGGATGCACGATCTGGAGGATCTCTCCAATCGTCTGTTGCGCATCGTTTCGGGCCAGATGGGCACCGCCGCGCAACTTGGTTTGCGGCGCGACACGATCCTGCTCGCGCGCAATCTCGGCCCGGCCGAATTGCTCGAATATGATCGCCGCCGGCTGAAGGGCGTGATCCTTGAGGAGGGCTCGCTCACCGCGCACGTCACGATCGTCGCGCGGGCGATGGGGGTGCCGGTGCTTGGCCGGGTGCGCGACGTGCGACGGTTGATCGCGGATGGCGATCAGTTGCTGCTCGATGTGAGCGAAGGCTCGGTCGTCGTGCGTCCCTCCACCGCGATGGAGGAGGCGTTCGACGCGAAGCTCGCGTTGCGCCAGAAGCGCCGCGCCGCTTATGCCGCGCTGCGAGAGGTCGCGCCGGAGACGAAGGACGGCGATCGCGTCACCCTGATGGTCAACGCCGGGCTGCGTGACGACGTGGCGTCGCTCGATCTCACCGGCGCTGACGGGATCGGGCTGTTCCGCACCGAATTCCAGTTCCTCGTTTCCGCGACCCTTCCCTCGCGCGAGCGCCAGCAGCGGCTGTATCGCGAGGTGCTCGACGCGGCCGGCGATCGCCCGGTGGTGTTCCGCACGATCGATATCGGCGGCGACAAGGCGCTGCCCTATCTCAAGGACAATCCCGCCGACGAGGAAAACCCGGCGATGGGCTGGCGCGCGCTGCGGCTCGGGCTGGAGCGCGAGGGGCTGATGAAGGTGCAGGCCCGCGCGCTGCTGGAGGCTGCGGCGGGGCGCACGCTCAACGTGATGTTCCCGATGGTGTCCGAAGCATGGGAGTTCGACGAGGCGCAGGCGCTGTTCGAGGCGCAGCGCGAATGGCTCGCCACGCGCGGGCGCCGGCTGCCTAATGAGATACGCTATGGCGCGATGCTGGAGGTGCCGAGCCTCGCCTATCAGCTCGATCTGCTGCTGCCGAAGCTCCAGTTCCTGTCGGTCGGCACCAACGATCTGACGCAATTCCTGTTCGCCGCCGATCGCGCCAATCCCAAGCTGGCCGAGCGTTACGACTGGCTCTCCACCTCGATCCTGCGTTTCTTGGCAAGCGTGGTGGAGCCGGTGCGCGCCGCCGGCGTAACGCTCACGGTATGCGGCGAAATGGGCGGCCGCCCGCTGGAGGCGATGGCGCTGCTCGGGCTGGGGATCGAGCGATTGTCGATCACCCCGGCGGCGGTCGGCCCGATCAAGGCGATGATCCGTTCGCTCGATCGCGGGGCGGTGATGGCGGAGATGAACCGGCTGCTCGTTGCCCCGCCACGCGATTTACGCGCGGCGTTGACGGAGTTCGCCATCGCGCGAGGCGTCGAATTGGGCTAG